Proteins co-encoded in one Desulfitibacter alkalitolerans DSM 16504 genomic window:
- a CDS encoding PIN/TRAM domain-containing protein translates to MLKKIARIIIMLIIAAVCFSITVYVLDLSFVDNIPQEAKWAIGGLVTIVAALIGFTIAPLIINSIIQLTEWLEVKLQKTPTFDIVAGVIGIIIGLIIANLLGVSFSALPFVGDYIPMITSVVFGYLGWSIGTKKRDEILSLVNIFKFGKDKQTKVYSKSGGYKILDTSVIIDGRISDICKTGFVEGTLLIPSFVLEELRHIADSSDALKRNRGRRGLDILNKIRKELDIKVQIYEQDVEDVVEVDSKLVRLAQMLNGQVVTNDYNLNKVAELQGVKVLNINELANAVKPIVLPGEEMVVQVIKDGKESGQGIAYLDDGTMIVVENGRKYINQTIHVMVTSVLQTAAGRMIFAKPKGADKNSDGAKSAWGEVKAGALRN, encoded by the coding sequence ATGTTAAAAAAGATAGCAAGAATAATCATAATGTTGATTATTGCAGCTGTGTGTTTTTCGATTACTGTCTATGTGTTGGATTTGAGTTTTGTTGATAATATCCCTCAGGAAGCAAAATGGGCCATCGGAGGTCTAGTGACCATCGTAGCAGCACTTATAGGTTTTACCATTGCCCCTTTAATCATCAATAGTATAATTCAGTTGACAGAATGGCTGGAAGTAAAACTACAAAAGACACCTACGTTTGACATAGTTGCAGGTGTTATAGGTATTATTATTGGACTTATTATAGCCAATTTATTAGGCGTTTCTTTTTCCGCGCTCCCTTTTGTTGGGGACTATATACCAATGATTACTAGTGTTGTATTTGGATATCTGGGCTGGAGTATAGGCACCAAGAAAAGAGATGAAATTCTTTCATTGGTCAATATTTTCAAGTTTGGAAAAGACAAGCAAACGAAGGTATATTCTAAAAGTGGCGGTTACAAAATATTAGATACCAGTGTCATAATCGATGGTAGAATATCTGATATTTGTAAAACTGGCTTTGTTGAGGGAACCCTGCTAATTCCTAGTTTTGTATTAGAGGAATTAAGGCATATAGCAGATTCCTCTGATGCTTTAAAAAGAAATAGGGGAAGAAGGGGTCTGGATATCCTTAATAAAATTCGCAAGGAATTGGATATCAAGGTTCAAATCTATGAGCAGGATGTTGAAGATGTAGTTGAGGTAGACAGCAAGCTTGTTAGGCTTGCTCAAATGCTAAATGGTCAGGTTGTTACAAATGATTATAATTTAAACAAAGTAGCAGAACTTCAGGGTGTAAAGGTGTTAAATATTAATGAATTGGCCAATGCTGTAAAACCAATTGTACTTCCAGGGGAAGAAATGGTAGTTCAAGTTATCAAGGATGGCAAAGAAAGCGGTCAGGGAATTGCATATCTTGATGATGGCACAATGATAGTAGTAGAAAATGGCAGAAAGTACATTAATCAAACCATTCATGTTATGGTAACAAGTGTTTTGCAAACAGCAGCGGGCAGGATGATTTTTGCAAAACCAAAGGGTGCTGATAAAAATAGTGATGGAGCCAAGTCTGCCTGGGGAGAGGTGAAAGCAGGTGCCTTACGTAACTAG
- a CDS encoding CarD family transcriptional regulator — protein MFKVGDKVVYPMHGAGIIESIEEKEVLGEKRSYYIMKIPIGDMKVMVPMDNVQDIGLRQVIDTQEMSEVIGILQDKNSTMNVSWNKRYRANMDKIKSGNIFEVAEVVRNLTIRDKDKGLSTGERKMLENAKRILISELVLVKNIAEDQVEDLLHKVLA, from the coding sequence ATGTTTAAAGTCGGCGACAAGGTAGTATATCCCATGCATGGTGCTGGAATTATTGAATCCATTGAAGAGAAGGAAGTTTTAGGAGAAAAAAGAAGTTATTATATTATGAAGATTCCCATTGGCGACATGAAGGTTATGGTACCTATGGATAATGTCCAAGATATTGGATTAAGGCAGGTTATAGATACCCAGGAGATGTCTGAAGTCATAGGGATATTACAGGATAAAAACAGCACAATGAATGTTAGCTGGAATAAGAGATATAGAGCTAACATGGATAAGATAAAAAGTGGTAATATTTTTGAAGTCGCCGAAGTAGTGAGAAATCTGACCATTAGAGATAAAGATAAGGGTTTATCCACAGGGGAAAGAAAAATGCTTGAGAATGCCAAGCGCATATTAATAAGCGAACTGGTCCTGGTTAAAAACATTGCCGAGGATCAAGTAGAAGACTTGCTGCACAAGGTGTTAGCTTAG
- the radA gene encoding DNA repair protein RadA: MKTKTVYVCSECKQESSKWHGRCLNCNSWNTLEETLLDNKKKSTTNRKRASSMRLSEVISGSSHRIVTGMNEFNRVVGGGIVRDSITILTAKPGAGKSTLLLQIANDLGSQGYVVMYASGEESESQIKCRADRIFDEVNENVWVISDTSLDNVLASIETIDPDLIIIDSIQTFVLEAFPGSRAGSPTQTMECAGELLKIAKNPQRPRAVIMVGQMTKEDELAGLRALEHLVDTVMLIEGESGEELKTLTSTKNRHGGTMEMGFLTLGERGMVSIDNPSEYFMTKREDGTEVSGSALAVMKEGTRPIIIEVESLVSSSFTPYPLRIGEALRKEQMNTLISILEQRGGVNLYDKNVVIKITGGIKIKEQAANLAVIMSIASSVFKQPIPNHVVFVSDVGLTGELKKVPSLEVRVKELDRMGFKKVFVAKDSSKNLRIGNIEIIEAQNLQEVLKGVFKIL, translated from the coding sequence ATGAAAACAAAGACTGTATATGTATGTTCAGAATGTAAGCAGGAGAGTTCTAAATGGCATGGTCGTTGTCTGAACTGTAATTCCTGGAATACACTTGAAGAAACACTTTTGGATAATAAGAAAAAAAGCACTACAAACAGAAAAAGGGCTTCCAGCATGAGATTGTCGGAAGTCATCTCGGGCAGCAGCCATAGAATTGTAACCGGCATGAATGAATTCAATAGAGTGGTGGGTGGTGGGATAGTACGGGATTCAATTACTATCCTCACCGCCAAACCTGGTGCAGGCAAATCTACCCTTTTACTGCAGATTGCAAATGATCTTGGCAGTCAGGGGTATGTTGTTATGTACGCCTCTGGGGAAGAAAGTGAAAGTCAGATAAAATGTAGGGCTGATCGAATTTTTGATGAGGTTAATGAAAATGTATGGGTGATTTCTGACACTAGTCTTGATAATGTACTGGCATCTATTGAAACAATAGATCCGGACCTTATAATTATTGATAGTATTCAGACGTTTGTTCTAGAAGCATTTCCAGGTTCAAGGGCTGGGTCGCCAACACAAACCATGGAATGTGCAGGTGAACTATTAAAGATAGCAAAAAACCCTCAAAGACCCAGGGCAGTCATTATGGTGGGTCAAATGACAAAAGAAGATGAACTTGCCGGGCTGCGGGCTCTGGAACACTTGGTAGATACAGTAATGCTCATTGAGGGGGAAAGCGGTGAAGAGTTAAAAACTCTTACGTCGACAAAGAATAGGCATGGGGGAACAATGGAAATGGGGTTCCTCACCCTTGGCGAACGGGGCATGGTCTCCATTGATAATCCGTCAGAGTATTTTATGACAAAAAGAGAGGATGGAACCGAGGTATCAGGAAGTGCCCTGGCTGTTATGAAAGAAGGCACTCGGCCAATCATCATTGAAGTTGAAAGCCTTGTCTCCAGTTCTTTTACTCCTTATCCTTTGAGGATTGGAGAAGCGTTGCGAAAGGAGCAGATGAACACCCTTATTTCCATCCTGGAACAGCGGGGTGGCGTCAATCTTTACGATAAAAACGTGGTTATTAAAATAACGGGAGGCATTAAAATTAAGGAACAGGCTGCAAATCTTGCAGTAATCATGAGCATCGCATCCTCAGTTTTCAAACAGCCTATTCCAAACCATGTCGTCTTCGTCTCTGATGTTGGTCTTACGGGAGAACTTAAGAAAGTACCTTCTCTGGAAGTGCGGGTAAAGGAGCTTGATAGAATGGGCTTTAAAAAAGTGTTTGTGGCAAAAGATTCATCCAAAAACCTCAGAATCGGTAATATAGAAATTATTGAGGCCCAGAATCTTCAAGAAGTGCTGAAGGGAGTGTTCAAAATACTTTAA
- a CDS encoding ATP-dependent Clp protease ATP-binding subunit — MLNRFTEKAQMVLRLAHEEAAAIGQSTVDTEHLLLGLLKEGKGIGAKALASLGVNIENAREETIQLAGRAEPITPGKDIHIGPRAKRVIELASEEARNLGVKYIGTEHLLLGLIKEGEGVASKVLGKFNVNDERLRMQVMKLLGGFGGPLPGGNQGFQDPFGKLFDNNSAKNNQAFGRGNSPAGTSTLDQYGRDLTQLAKEDKLDPIIGRSKEIERVIQILSRRTKNNPILIGEPGVGKTAIAEGLAQKIIHNDIPELLKDKRVITLDLSALVAGSKYRGEFEERLKKVMQEIRESGNIILFIDELHTLIGAGAAEGAIDAANILKPALARGEIQCIGATTLDEYQKYIERDAALERRFQPIMVDEPSKEEALLILKGLRDKYEAHHKTKITDEAIEAAVKLSDRYITERFLPDKAIDLIDEAASRVRLASYIAPPEIKEYEGKLELIQQEKQEAVNSQDFEKAARLRDKEKQVKEQLEEITSQWNSKKGKNIMQVTAEDIAKIVSSWTGIPVSSLEQEETERLLKLEDILHERVIGQDEAVKAVSRAVRRARAGLKDPRRPIGSFIFLGPTGVGKTELARALAEALFGDQDALIRLDMSEYMEKHTVSRLIGAPPGYVGYDEAGQLTEAVRRKPYSVILLDEIEKAHPEVFNILLQVLEDGRLTDAKGRVVDFRNSVVIMTSNVGADLIRRETTMGFVIESDESSFEKMKERIMNDLKRTFRPEFINRIDETIVFHSLKREHILEIVDLMLKELNLRLEEKGFSVEATEEGKKRLAEEGYDEKFGARPLRRAILRLVEDNLSEGLLEGKYQTGDKVIIKVIDDKLELEKA, encoded by the coding sequence ATGTTAAATAGATTCACAGAAAAAGCACAAATGGTATTGCGCCTTGCCCATGAGGAGGCTGCAGCAATTGGCCAAAGCACAGTAGATACTGAGCATCTCTTGTTAGGTCTTCTTAAGGAAGGCAAGGGTATTGGGGCAAAGGCACTAGCTTCCCTAGGGGTAAATATAGAAAATGCTAGAGAGGAAACAATACAGCTCGCGGGAAGGGCTGAGCCTATAACACCAGGTAAGGACATACACATTGGACCAAGGGCAAAAAGGGTAATTGAGCTGGCTTCTGAAGAGGCTAGAAATCTAGGGGTAAAATATATAGGCACCGAACACCTTCTTTTAGGTTTAATAAAGGAGGGTGAAGGTGTAGCATCTAAGGTCCTTGGCAAATTTAATGTCAATGATGAAAGGCTTAGAATGCAGGTAATGAAACTTCTTGGAGGGTTTGGAGGACCACTTCCAGGAGGGAATCAAGGTTTTCAGGATCCCTTTGGAAAGCTATTTGATAATAATTCAGCTAAAAATAACCAGGCCTTTGGTCGAGGCAACTCACCGGCAGGCACTTCCACACTAGACCAATATGGCAGGGATTTAACTCAATTAGCAAAGGAAGATAAGCTGGATCCTATAATTGGAAGAAGCAAGGAAATTGAAAGGGTTATACAGATTTTAAGCCGTAGGACTAAGAATAATCCTATCCTTATAGGTGAACCGGGAGTTGGTAAAACTGCCATTGCCGAGGGATTGGCACAAAAGATTATTCATAATGATATTCCAGAACTTCTAAAGGATAAAAGGGTAATAACCCTGGATTTATCAGCCCTGGTAGCAGGGTCGAAGTATAGAGGGGAATTTGAGGAAAGATTGAAAAAGGTTATGCAGGAAATAAGGGAATCTGGAAATATTATCCTATTCATAGATGAGCTCCATACTTTGATAGGAGCAGGAGCTGCCGAGGGAGCTATTGATGCTGCCAACATTTTAAAACCAGCCCTTGCAAGGGGCGAGATTCAATGCATAGGAGCAACTACCCTGGATGAGTATCAAAAGTATATAGAAAGGGATGCAGCCCTGGAAAGAAGGTTCCAGCCAATAATGGTAGATGAGCCTTCCAAGGAGGAAGCTTTGCTTATTCTAAAGGGATTAAGAGACAAGTATGAAGCCCACCATAAGACTAAAATTACTGATGAGGCCATAGAGGCTGCTGTAAAGCTCTCAGACAGATACATTACAGAAAGATTTTTACCTGATAAGGCTATAGATTTGATAGATGAAGCGGCCTCTAGAGTACGTTTGGCCTCCTATATTGCACCCCCTGAAATTAAAGAATATGAAGGCAAGCTTGAGCTTATCCAGCAGGAGAAGCAAGAAGCAGTAAACAGCCAGGACTTTGAAAAAGCGGCCAGGCTGAGGGATAAGGAGAAACAAGTTAAAGAACAGCTAGAAGAAATAACCTCCCAATGGAACTCTAAAAAAGGTAAAAATATTATGCAGGTAACAGCTGAGGATATTGCAAAAATAGTATCCAGTTGGACAGGGATTCCTGTATCGAGCCTTGAACAAGAAGAAACAGAGAGACTGCTCAAATTAGAGGATATATTACATGAGAGGGTAATTGGACAGGATGAGGCAGTTAAGGCAGTTTCCAGGGCTGTACGTAGGGCAAGAGCCGGGTTAAAAGACCCTAGAAGACCTATTGGTTCTTTCATTTTCCTGGGACCTACGGGAGTTGGTAAAACTGAACTTGCCAGAGCATTAGCGGAAGCCTTATTTGGAGATCAAGATGCATTAATAAGGTTAGACATGTCAGAGTACATGGAAAAGCATACAGTCTCAAGGCTCATTGGTGCACCACCTGGATACGTGGGATATGATGAAGCAGGTCAACTTACTGAGGCTGTAAGAAGAAAACCTTACAGCGTTATACTTCTTGACGAAATAGAGAAAGCACATCCTGAAGTGTTTAACATTTTGCTTCAGGTCTTAGAAGATGGAAGACTAACTGATGCCAAGGGCAGGGTTGTGGATTTTCGCAATTCAGTTGTAATAATGACTTCCAATGTGGGTGCTGACCTTATTCGTAGGGAAACAACAATGGGTTTTGTCATTGAATCAGATGAGAGCAGCTTTGAAAAGATGAAGGAAAGAATCATGAATGATTTGAAGAGGACCTTTAGGCCTGAGTTTATAAATAGGATAGATGAAACTATCGTATTCCATTCCCTCAAGAGGGAGCATATTTTAGAGATAGTAGACTTAATGTTAAAAGAGCTTAATCTTAGACTGGAGGAAAAAGGCTTTTCAGTTGAAGCTACTGAGGAAGGCAAGAAAAGGTTGGCTGAGGAAGGATACGATGAAAAGTTTGGGGCCAGACCTTTAAGAAGGGCAATATTAAGATTAGTCGAAGACAACTTATCCGAAGGCTTGTTGGAAGGAAAATATCAAACTGGAGATAAGGTAATAATTAAGGTGATAGATGATAAGCTGGAGCTAGAAAAGGCATAG
- a CDS encoding protein arginine kinase: MDKEKLISLEDRWIAEEGYYSDVVISSRIRLARNLLDLPFPQLMKQEDINALFHMITSTIEGIQPELELWQLEDLNKLEKRILVEKHLISPEQSEKGKGAVLFNKDRSISIMVMEEDHLRIQAILPGLDLSEAFKMADEIDDLLEDRLDIAFNEKYGYLTSCPTNVGTGLRASVMLHLPGLVLTKQASRILSALTQVGVVVRGIYGEGTDALGNLFQISNQITIGRSEDEIINNLYSIVLKIIDQEKSARGLLVREVENVLADKVYRAYGILTNARIITSEEALSLLSDLKLGIDLKIIDGIEPNIFQRVMISMQPAYLQCSMGKEMSPMERDISRSQIIRNLLTNKA, translated from the coding sequence ATGGATAAAGAAAAATTAATTTCCTTAGAGGATAGATGGATTGCAGAGGAAGGTTATTATTCAGATGTTGTTATTTCAAGTAGGATAAGATTAGCTAGAAATTTGTTAGATTTGCCATTTCCCCAATTAATGAAACAAGAGGATATTAATGCTCTTTTCCATATGATTACAAGCACCATTGAAGGAATACAGCCAGAATTAGAGCTGTGGCAATTAGAAGATTTGAACAAACTGGAAAAGAGAATATTAGTTGAAAAGCATCTCATTAGTCCAGAACAATCAGAAAAGGGCAAGGGAGCTGTGTTATTTAATAAAGACAGGTCAATTAGTATCATGGTTATGGAGGAGGATCACCTAAGAATACAGGCTATTTTACCTGGCCTAGACTTGTCGGAGGCTTTTAAAATGGCAGATGAAATAGATGATCTGCTAGAGGATAGGTTGGATATTGCCTTTAATGAGAAATACGGCTATTTAACCTCATGTCCTACTAATGTGGGTACTGGATTGAGAGCATCTGTAATGCTTCATTTGCCAGGTCTAGTGCTTACAAAGCAGGCTAGTAGAATATTATCTGCTCTTACCCAGGTTGGTGTGGTTGTACGAGGCATTTATGGAGAGGGAACAGATGCCTTGGGAAATCTATTTCAAATATCTAATCAAATAACTATTGGTCGAAGCGAAGATGAAATTATAAATAATTTGTACAGTATTGTTTTAAAGATAATTGATCAAGAAAAGTCTGCACGAGGTTTGTTGGTTAGAGAAGTTGAAAATGTTTTGGCAGATAAGGTATATAGAGCCTATGGAATACTGACAAATGCAAGGATTATCACTTCAGAAGAGGCATTGTCCCTATTATCGGATTTAAAGCTGGGTATTGATTTAAAGATTATAGATGGCATTGAGCCCAATATCTTTCAAAGGGTCATGATTAGCATGCAGCCAGCATACCTTCAATGCTCCATGGGTAAGGAAATGTCTCCCATGGAAAGAGATATTAGTAGATCTCAGATCATAAGAAATTTACTAACAAATAAAGCTTAA
- a CDS encoding UvrB/UvrC motif-containing protein: protein MFCDECKKRPAAVHITKIINNDKTEVNLCDECAKKYQQELGFSFDSNFSFHKFLTGLLEADGKNTNIEKELTEYLRCEKCGADYNQFQQSGRLGCARCYDSFGDKLNILLKRVHGSNIHGGKFPKRSGSDLRIKQEIKVLRNKLQALVSAEEFEKAAEIRDEIRKLEKSVEPKGEI from the coding sequence ATGTTTTGTGATGAGTGCAAGAAAAGGCCTGCAGCTGTTCATATTACTAAAATCATAAATAATGATAAAACCGAGGTAAACCTATGTGATGAATGTGCAAAAAAATATCAGCAGGAGCTAGGCTTTAGTTTTGATTCTAACTTCTCTTTCCATAAATTCTTAACTGGCCTTTTAGAAGCAGATGGGAAAAATACAAATATTGAGAAGGAACTAACCGAATACTTAAGATGTGAAAAGTGCGGTGCAGATTATAATCAGTTTCAACAAAGTGGTAGGTTGGGATGTGCAAGGTGTTATGATAGCTTTGGAGATAAGCTGAATATACTTCTAAAAAGAGTGCATGGAAGCAATATACATGGAGGGAAATTCCCCAAAAGGTCAGGGTCTGATTTGCGCATAAAGCAGGAGATTAAAGTCTTGAGAAATAAGCTTCAAGCTCTAGTATCAGCAGAGGAATTTGAAAAAGCTGCAGAAATCAGGGATGAGATTAGGAAGTTGGAAAAAAGCGTTGAGCCGAAAGGGGAAATATAA
- a CDS encoding CtsR family transcriptional regulator: MSSLANKIQKYINELLANSKEGYIELQRSKLAEQFVCVPSQINYVLGTRFTIKQGYVVESQQGGGGYLRIIKLPLTNAQLLTLIDETIDKSVSEHGAMELLKRLYNEDLLTFREMLIMKSLIQRETLDEGLKRDEIRARLIKAMLITLLRQEFQQN, encoded by the coding sequence ATGTCCAGTTTAGCAAATAAAATACAAAAGTATATAAATGAATTATTAGCAAATAGTAAGGAAGGATATATTGAATTACAAAGGAGCAAGCTAGCTGAACAGTTTGTATGTGTTCCTTCGCAAATAAACTATGTTCTTGGTACCAGATTCACAATTAAGCAGGGATACGTGGTTGAATCTCAACAGGGTGGTGGAGGTTATCTGAGAATTATTAAGCTGCCTCTAACAAACGCACAGCTTTTAACCTTAATTGATGAAACCATTGATAAAAGCGTATCTGAACATGGAGCCATGGAGCTGTTAAAAAGGCTTTACAATGAAGATCTTCTAACCTTTAGAGAGATGCTTATAATGAAGTCGCTAATCCAGAGAGAAACATTAGATGAAGGATTAAAAAGAGATGAGATAAGGGCAAGACTAATAAAGGCAATGCTAATTACATTGCTTAGACAGGAATTTCAGCAAAATTAA
- a CDS encoding nucleoside recognition domain-containing protein: MEFVLETAANGLFGSLRSVAKIAMIVIPIMVFIEILKAYSVLEKIYFVLEPLLKLFRLPREAALPLMAGLIFGITFGAGLIIQAVREGHLSGKDIVIVNVFLALCHSLIEDTFLFVVLGASAVTLISVRLIFALIITFILARYYDGIMNLAAKIKANKTKNMQQVNKG, from the coding sequence ATGGAATTTGTTTTAGAAACAGCTGCAAATGGTCTATTTGGCAGTTTAAGAAGTGTTGCCAAGATTGCCATGATAGTAATTCCCATTATGGTATTTATTGAGATATTAAAGGCTTACTCAGTACTTGAAAAAATATATTTTGTACTTGAACCTCTGCTTAAGCTTTTTAGACTTCCCAGGGAGGCTGCTCTTCCCTTGATGGCAGGGCTTATTTTTGGGATTACATTTGGAGCAGGACTAATAATCCAGGCTGTTCGTGAAGGTCATTTGTCAGGTAAGGATATAGTTATTGTAAATGTATTTTTGGCTTTATGCCACTCATTGATAGAAGATACCTTTCTATTTGTAGTTTTGGGAGCCAGTGCTGTTACGCTAATTAGCGTGAGGTTGATTTTCGCACTAATAATAACCTTTATCCTAGCCCGGTACTATGATGGCATAATGAATTTAGCAGCCAAAATTAAAGCTAACAAAACTAAGAATATGCAACAAGTAAATAAGGGATAA
- a CDS encoding nucleoside recognition domain-containing protein: MVLINALKKGLFHGIQLTYDIAKIIVPIYIVLSFLEAVGVLERVALVAEPLMKLVGLPGEMSLALVLGNVLNMYAAIGVIVAVGIDVKQLTIISVMLLFSHTLPVELSVAKKTGIRVAGIAILRISVAFISGILLNIIL; the protein is encoded by the coding sequence ATGGTCCTGATAAATGCTCTAAAAAAAGGCCTGTTTCATGGTATTCAGTTAACATATGATATTGCAAAAATTATTGTGCCAATTTATATTGTCCTAAGCTTTTTAGAAGCCGTGGGTGTGCTAGAAAGGGTAGCCCTTGTAGCAGAACCTTTAATGAAATTAGTTGGACTGCCAGGGGAAATGTCGTTGGCCCTTGTCCTAGGCAATGTTTTAAATATGTATGCGGCAATTGGAGTAATAGTTGCCGTAGGAATAGATGTTAAGCAGCTGACTATTATATCAGTAATGCTGCTTTTTTCACATACCCTGCCAGTTGAGCTTAGTGTAGCGAAAAAGACAGGGATACGTGTAGCAGGAATAGCTATACTAAGGATTTCCGTTGCATTTATTAGTGGTATATTATTAAATATTATATTGTAG
- a CDS encoding glycine betaine ABC transporter substrate-binding protein — MRLKTKILLVSLLVVMLMISAIGCGGGTKSGDDAKGPTIVVASKTFTESIFLGEMLVELLQYHGYPVQNEVGLGETAILRPALVSGEISMYYEYTGTVLMTQMQQPGMYDPEECYQAVKKWDLETNNIVWLDYAPGNNTYEFIGRPGIKAEYGFEKVSDFVEYSNNNPNNGFKFAMLEEWYEREDGLTRFANIYGLDRSNINPFFLAMGLTYDALREKQADFGIAFSTDGRIAAFGLDTFEDDKNCFPVYNPAPTVHGDIIEAYPEIVPIINELSALLDNETLMELNRRVDVDGEETYEVARDFLKKNGLIK; from the coding sequence GTGAGGTTAAAAACAAAAATTTTACTTGTAAGCCTATTAGTAGTTATGTTAATGATCAGTGCCATTGGATGTGGAGGAGGAACAAAGTCAGGTGATGATGCAAAAGGTCCAACTATAGTTGTAGCCTCAAAGACTTTTACTGAGAGTATTTTTTTGGGTGAAATGCTTGTTGAGCTCCTTCAATATCATGGTTATCCTGTCCAAAATGAAGTAGGTTTAGGAGAAACTGCTATATTGAGGCCAGCTCTTGTGTCAGGAGAGATTAGTATGTATTATGAATATACAGGCACAGTACTAATGACACAGATGCAGCAGCCTGGAATGTACGACCCTGAGGAATGTTATCAAGCTGTTAAGAAATGGGATTTAGAAACAAATAACATTGTTTGGTTGGACTATGCACCAGGAAATAACACTTATGAATTTATCGGAAGGCCTGGAATTAAAGCAGAATATGGCTTTGAAAAAGTTTCAGACTTTGTAGAGTACTCAAATAATAATCCGAACAATGGCTTTAAATTTGCTATGCTGGAAGAATGGTATGAGAGAGAAGACGGACTTACAAGATTTGCTAATATATATGGATTGGACAGAAGCAATATTAATCCATTTTTCCTAGCAATGGGATTAACTTATGATGCCTTGAGGGAAAAGCAAGCAGATTTTGGTATTGCTTTCTCTACAGATGGTAGAATTGCTGCTTTTGGACTAGATACCTTTGAAGATGACAAAAATTGTTTCCCAGTGTATAACCCTGCACCTACAGTTCATGGTGACATTATAGAAGCATATCCAGAAATAGTACCTATTATTAACGAGCTTTCCGCCCTATTAGACAATGAGACTTTGATGGAGCTTAATAGAAGAGTAGATGTTGATGGTGAAGAAACATATGAAGTGGCAAGAGATTTTCTTAAAAAGAATGGTCTAATTAAATAG